In the Diceros bicornis minor isolate mBicDic1 chromosome 22, mDicBic1.mat.cur, whole genome shotgun sequence genome, one interval contains:
- the IZUMO3 gene encoding izumo sperm-egg fusion protein 3, which yields MGELWLFLLLPLTAFHGVKGCLECDPKFIEDISSLLANLLPSEVPGRTHLLERQIKEMTRLSFKVSHRDKMLRVLAVQKVVKLRTWLKDELYKLGNETWKGAFILQGKLLDVRQNLESTLKEILKNFSEVVVTEGPILDCWTCLRLTTRCFRGEYCGEEDSRKAENREIGLFLILLAEAVILGSALLLFYICVSHQRKMKAIRRSLKKYLEKKLEELMGMIDEKEEKEDFGIRK from the exons ATGGGAGAACTGTGGTTgttcctgctcctgcccctgaCCGCCTTCCACGGGGTCAAAGGCTGTTTAGAATGTGACCCCAAATTCATAGAGGATATTAGCTCCTTGCTGGCAAATCTGCTACCCTCAGAAGTCCCTGGCCGAACTCATCTGCTTGAACGGCAGATTAAGGAGATGACCCGTTTAAGTTTCAAGGTCTCCCACAGGGACAAGATGCTTCGGGTGTTGG CTGTTCAAAAGGTTGTCAAGTTGAGAACATGGCTGAAGGATGAACTTTATAAACTGGGCAATGAAACATGGAAAG GTGCCTTTATCCTTCAAGGGAAGCTTCTCGATGTCCGCCAAAACCTGGAATCCACActgaaagaaatattaaagaactTCTCTGAAGTTG TTGTAACTGAAGGTCCTATTCTGGATTGTTGGACCTGCCTTCGCCTCACCACCCGGTGCTTCAGGGGAGAGTATTGTGGAG AAGAGGATTCAAGGAAAGCTGAGAATCGAGAAATTGGACTATTTCTGATATTGCTAGCAGAAGCTGTAATATTGGGAAGTGCTTTGTTACT ATTCTATATTTGTGTCTCTCATCAGAGGAAAATGAAGGCAATACGAAGgtcattaaagaaatatttggagAAGAAACTTGAAGAATTAATGGGGATGATagatgagaaggaggagaaggaagattttggaatcagaaaataa